A portion of the Francisella uliginis genome contains these proteins:
- a CDS encoding transposase family protein: MQISYAILSKKARIFRKLTGLKLKHFNKILTDASKSLDEGFPRIGRKPKVDNHADRLLLVLIYYRCYMTQEFLGYLIGLDESNVNRLIRRVELLLVKEIHIKKDRSMTNQKVERLLIDATEQPIQRPKKLKRRKANYSGKKKSHTQKVEIAISEAGQIVNVSKVYPGSVHDITVRRKSDKLARDVDKYCDNGYQGIQNESTKVKLPYKKPKGGSLSIEQKNYNKWLSKIRIYVEHKIAEIKKFRILGETYRSFGKKANLRFNLVAGIVNLQNGF, from the coding sequence ATGCAAATAAGCTACGCAATATTGTCAAAGAAAGCCAGAATATTTAGAAAACTAACAGGTTTAAAACTAAAACATTTCAATAAAATCTTAACCGATGCCTCAAAATCCTTAGATGAAGGATTTCCAAGGATTGGCAGAAAGCCAAAAGTTGATAATCATGCAGATAGATTATTGTTAGTTTTAATATATTATCGTTGCTATATGACACAAGAATTTTTAGGCTACTTGATAGGATTAGATGAATCAAATGTAAATCGCCTAATTAGACGAGTAGAGTTACTACTAGTTAAAGAAATACATATAAAAAAAGATAGAAGCATGACTAATCAAAAAGTAGAAAGACTTTTAATAGATGCAACAGAACAGCCAATCCAGAGACCTAAGAAATTAAAACGAAGAAAGGCTAACTATTCAGGGAAGAAAAAAAGCCATACACAGAAAGTAGAAATAGCTATCAGTGAAGCAGGTCAAATAGTTAATGTTTCGAAGGTTTATCCAGGCAGTGTTCATGATATAACTGTTCGCAGAAAATCAGATAAATTAGCTCGTGATGTTGATAAATATTGTGACAATGGCTACCAAGGTATTCAAAATGAATCTACTAAAGTAAAACTCCCCTATAAAAAGCCCAAAGGAGGTTCTTTAAGTATAGAGCAGAAGAATTATAATAAATGGCTTAGTAAGATTAGGATTTATGTTGAGCATAAAATTGCAGAAATTAAAAAGTTTCGTATACTGGGTGAAACCTATAGAAGTTTTGGTAAAAAAGCTAATCTTAGGTTTAATTTAGTGGCTGGAATAGTTAATTTACAAAACGGATTCTAA
- a CDS encoding TatD family hydrolase has translation MLLDAHVHTDKYSSADIKKVAIECEAYNIKLLSVAMCIPSYEKIKSLSEKYKFIIPSFGVHPWKAEEYSNKLPILDKYLSESRFIGEIGLDKRFLEYASPYDDQLKVFEYIVSHSETKSKLLNLHTSGAETEVVNLLEKYNCSRFMVHWYSGSLDILDNYLSLGGFFSIGVEVLFSKHIQEIASALPLDRILIETDNPSAYSWLLGEEVNDGMPSLLFKVINKVCEVKKITTNEFMVQLEKNQANILATTTNLVV, from the coding sequence ATGTTATTAGATGCTCATGTCCATACAGATAAATACTCATCAGCTGATATTAAGAAAGTCGCAATTGAATGTGAAGCATATAACATAAAACTTCTATCTGTTGCGATGTGTATTCCATCATACGAAAAAATAAAAAGTTTAAGTGAAAAGTATAAGTTTATTATTCCTTCATTTGGGGTTCATCCTTGGAAAGCAGAGGAATACTCTAATAAACTACCTATTTTAGATAAGTACTTATCCGAAAGTAGGTTTATAGGTGAGATAGGTTTAGACAAAAGGTTTTTAGAATATGCATCTCCTTATGACGATCAGCTAAAAGTGTTTGAATACATTGTTTCTCACTCTGAGACAAAAAGTAAGCTTTTAAACTTACATACAAGTGGAGCAGAAACAGAAGTAGTAAATCTTTTAGAAAAATATAATTGCAGTAGGTTTATGGTTCATTGGTACTCTGGAAGTTTGGATATTCTAGATAACTATTTGTCTCTAGGAGGTTTCTTTTCCATAGGTGTTGAAGTTTTATTTAGTAAACATATTCAAGAAATAGCATCGGCTCTTCCTCTTGATAGGATTTTGATAGAAACTGATAATCCTTCAGCTTACTCTTGGTTGTTAGGAGAGGAGGTAAATGATGGTATGCCATCACTACTCTTTAAGGTTATAAATAAGGTTTGTGAAGTTAAAAAGATTACGACTAATGAGTTTATGGTTCAACTAGAAAAAAATCAAGCAAATATCTTAGCAACTACTACAAACTTGGTTGTCTAA
- the pnuC gene encoding nicotinamide riboside transporter PnuC — MLHIFDFCTMIVNLLCTFLLAGLYVVGWPIGILGFIMSASLFSISGLYADAILQVVLLFSFGYGWYAWQNNTGSGKAIVHRLNITGWLKVLFFIALFGIFASQLLIVYTNSTTPYMDGFTSTASLICVFLASRKIIDNWIIWIFVDSTYVFLYIYKSLFFAAVTTFVYLIVAIYGYKHWQKAIL; from the coding sequence ATGCTTCATATATTTGATTTTTGCACAATGATTGTTAATTTGTTGTGTACTTTTTTACTAGCAGGACTTTATGTGGTCGGTTGGCCTATTGGTATATTAGGTTTTATTATGAGTGCTAGTTTATTCTCAATTAGTGGATTGTATGCTGATGCAATATTACAAGTAGTTTTATTATTTAGCTTTGGCTATGGTTGGTATGCTTGGCAGAATAATACAGGTAGTGGTAAAGCTATAGTACATAGGCTAAACATTACAGGATGGTTAAAGGTTTTATTCTTTATCGCGTTATTTGGGATATTTGCTTCACAGTTACTTATAGTATACACAAACTCAACAACTCCATATATGGATGGATTTACTAGTACTGCATCATTGATATGTGTGTTTTTAGCAAGTAGAAAAATAATTGATAACTGGATAATTTGGATTTTTGTAGATTCTACTTACGTATTTTTATATATCTATAAGAGTTTGTTTTTTGCTGCGGTTACTACTTTTGTATATTTAATAGTGGCAATATATGGGTATAAACATTGGCAAAAGGCAATATTATAA
- a CDS encoding DUF3568 family protein, which translates to MTIKKTFTALLLATSALSLSGCWLIVGAAAGAGTIAYVQGKYSMNMDGSLKDVYNAALEAVQNNNDYVITKKDITPTDATIEGNTKVDTTDFSIEIEKLTSNASKVTIKFGTFGDRAASATLMDQIQKNVK; encoded by the coding sequence ATGACAATAAAAAAGACATTCACAGCGTTATTATTAGCAACATCTGCACTTTCACTTAGTGGCTGTTGGCTTATCGTTGGTGCTGCAGCCGGAGCTGGTACAATTGCTTATGTTCAAGGTAAATATTCTATGAATATGGACGGTAGCTTAAAAGATGTTTATAACGCTGCTTTAGAAGCTGTACAAAACAACAATGATTATGTTATTACTAAAAAAGACATTACTCCAACAGATGCAACAATAGAAGGTAATACAAAAGTAGACACTACAGACTTCTCTATTGAAATAGAAAAGCTTACAAGCAATGCATCAAAAGTTACTATCAAGTTTGGTACTTTTGGAGATCGTGCAGCATCAGCAACATTAATGGATCAAATCCAGAAGAATGTAAAATAA
- a CDS encoding DUF3568 family protein, with product MKLLKKLLLMSLISCSVIALNSCVHTAVPVGDGTVAYTDGNYSMNMQGNYKEVYEAALKAVKKNNDFVLISKTIDSKHYKAEVEGATKIDSTSFSVEITKVTNDVSKATIKFGTFGDQQMSSTLMDQIQKNVK from the coding sequence ATGAAACTCCTCAAAAAACTTCTTTTGATGTCACTTATCTCTTGCTCTGTGATAGCATTAAATAGTTGTGTACACACTGCGGTACCTGTTGGTGATGGAACAGTCGCATATACTGATGGAAACTACTCTATGAATATGCAAGGGAACTACAAAGAAGTTTATGAAGCGGCATTAAAAGCGGTGAAAAAAAATAATGACTTTGTATTAATTTCTAAAACTATCGATAGTAAACATTATAAAGCTGAAGTTGAAGGTGCTACAAAAATAGATAGTACTAGCTTCTCTGTAGAGATAACGAAAGTTACTAATGATGTGTCGAAGGCCACTATCAAGTTTGGTACTTTTGGAGATCAGCAAATGTCATCTACCCTAATGGATCAAATTCAGAAGAATGTAAAATAA
- a CDS encoding DUF3568 domain-containing protein — protein sequence MKLLRKLFFISLVSCSLITLNSCILAAVAVGGGTVAYIDGNYSMNIQGDYKDVYKAALKAVKENNDFVLVSKTIDNTNNNADIEGATKIDSTSFSIEIEKLTNNASKVTIKFGTFGNQQMSSTLMDQIQANVHQKA from the coding sequence ATGAAACTCCTTAGAAAACTCTTTTTCATATCACTAGTATCTTGCTCTTTAATAACATTAAACAGCTGTATACTTGCTGCTGTGGCTGTTGGTGGTGGAACAGTCGCATATATTGATGGAAATTACTCTATGAACATCCAAGGAGACTATAAGGATGTTTACAAAGCGGCTTTAAAAGCAGTAAAAGAAAATAATGACTTTGTATTAGTTTCTAAAACTATTGATAATACAAATAATAATGCTGATATTGAAGGTGCTACAAAAATAGATAGTACTAGCTTCTCTATAGAAATAGAGAAACTTACAAATAATGCCTCAAAGGTTACTATTAAATTTGGTACTTTTGGGAATCAACAAATGTCATCTACTCTAATGGATCAAATCCAAGCTAACGTACACCAAAAAGCTTAA
- a CDS encoding DUF3568 family protein, with protein MYKKFRLIILSILTVCCLNSCVLAVVLIGTAVVAGGTVYYINGNYIIEIPRDLRTVYNATIKAIQSNSKYSLKENSYSKISAEIKRPLAKY; from the coding sequence ATGTACAAAAAATTTCGCCTAATAATATTATCTATACTGACTGTTTGTTGCCTAAATAGTTGTGTATTAGCGGTTGTCTTAATTGGTACAGCAGTTGTTGCTGGTGGAACAGTGTATTATATAAACGGCAACTATATTATAGAAATTCCTCGTGATTTAAGGACTGTATATAATGCTACGATAAAAGCAATACAAAGTAACAGTAAATACTCCCTTAAGGAAAATTCATACTCAAAAATATCTGCTGAAATAAAGAGACCTCTTGCGAAATACTAA
- the clcA gene encoding H(+)/Cl(-) exchange transporter ClcA, with product MSNKVLDRYYTNNRHIWVLVLSGALIGIMIGLIATSFQLLLDLISSYKKVLFSLCGGNTILQVLISISITTAMVIISVLIVKRFAKEAGGSGIQEVEGTLKGCRKLRKRVVPVKFVSGLFSLGSGLSLGKEGPSIHMAAAIAQFFVDKFKLTKKYANAVISAGAGAGLAAAFNTPLSGIVFVIEEMNRKFRFSVSAIKCVIVACIMSTVVSRAIMGNPPAIRVETFSSVPQNTLWLFVVLGIVFGYFGLLFNKSLIKVANFFSNGSKKRYWTLVVIVCVIFGTGVVLAPNAVGGGYVVIANALDYNLSIKMLLLVFALRFAGVIFSYGTGVTGGIFAPMIALGTIFGLAYGLAVNQLFPQYNVEAGVFAVAGMSALFTATVGAPLTGITLVIEMTWNYQLLLPLMITCLSASMLTYIHHQKPIYDTLLRRTISNERKQEEKLKNERNQKQTPDTSEQAISKEEL from the coding sequence ATGAGCAATAAGGTATTAGATAGATATTACACAAATAACAGACATATTTGGGTGCTAGTTTTATCTGGTGCTCTTATAGGTATTATGATTGGCTTGATAGCGACTTCCTTTCAGCTACTTTTAGATTTAATATCATCATATAAAAAAGTGCTTTTTTCACTTTGTGGTGGTAATACTATACTACAAGTCTTAATATCGATATCAATCACTACAGCGATGGTAATAATATCTGTACTTATTGTCAAAAGATTTGCTAAAGAAGCTGGTGGAAGTGGTATTCAGGAAGTTGAAGGGACTCTAAAAGGTTGTAGAAAATTACGCAAACGCGTAGTTCCTGTAAAATTTGTCAGTGGACTTTTTTCATTGGGTTCTGGTCTAAGCTTAGGTAAAGAAGGACCTTCAATTCACATGGCAGCAGCCATCGCACAATTCTTTGTTGATAAATTTAAGTTAACTAAAAAATATGCTAATGCTGTTATATCAGCTGGTGCTGGCGCTGGTCTAGCAGCAGCCTTTAATACACCTCTATCCGGAATAGTCTTTGTAATAGAGGAAATGAATAGAAAATTTAGATTCAGTGTATCTGCGATTAAATGTGTCATTGTAGCATGTATCATGAGTACTGTTGTCTCTAGAGCTATAATGGGTAATCCACCAGCTATAAGAGTTGAAACATTTAGTTCAGTACCGCAAAACACTCTTTGGCTTTTTGTTGTTTTAGGTATTGTCTTTGGATACTTTGGATTATTATTTAATAAATCTCTGATTAAAGTTGCTAACTTCTTCTCGAATGGCTCAAAGAAAAGATATTGGACTCTTGTTGTAATTGTCTGTGTAATATTTGGTACAGGAGTGGTTCTTGCTCCTAATGCTGTCGGTGGTGGATATGTGGTTATAGCAAATGCTCTTGATTATAACCTTTCTATTAAAATGTTACTTCTTGTGTTTGCATTGCGTTTCGCTGGTGTAATTTTCTCTTATGGTACTGGTGTTACAGGTGGCATATTTGCTCCGATGATTGCACTAGGCACTATTTTTGGGCTTGCTTATGGGCTTGCTGTAAATCAACTTTTCCCTCAATATAATGTTGAGGCTGGTGTTTTTGCTGTTGCTGGAATGAGCGCATTATTTACTGCTACAGTTGGAGCTCCGTTAACAGGTATCACTCTTGTAATTGAAATGACTTGGAACTACCAATTATTACTACCTCTTATGATAACTTGTCTTAGTGCATCAATGCTGACATATATTCATCATCAAAAACCAATATATGATACTCTACTAAGACGAACTATCTCAAATGAAAGAAAGCAAGAGGAGAAGTTAAAGAATGAGCGAAATCAAAAACAAACTCCAGATACTTCAGAGCAAGCTATCTCAAAAGAAGAATTATAA
- a CDS encoding carboxypeptidase M32 yields MSEIKNKLQILQSKLSQKKNYNHAISLMHWDLETEAPKNSIKTTSEVLGFLSEKVYETVNNNELDNCLDFLNKDYAELDEINKRIVYLTTKEKDKLNKIPKHEYVEYNKLLSQAQSIWAEARENNNFEMFAPFLEKIISYQKKYIKRIGYSEHPYDVLLDEYEEGMTVAKLEPFFNSLKENIVPLLEKIKSTKQVDTTYIDQNYNIEKQKKYSHKIAKQLGFNFESGVLKESAHPFTLNFNKYDVRMTTRYIENLFTSSLFSTIHETGHAMYEQNIGDDIYNTILGTGVSLGVHESQSRFYENLVGKNKSFWKANYTDLQQAFPENLKKVDIDDFYKAINKVSPSLIRVEADELTYSLHILVRFEIEKEIFEKDIPVKELPKLWNDKYQKYLGISSDNYTNGILQDVHWAAGLFGYFPTYALGSAYASQIFHYMDKKFDVNQAIEENNLNLVLKFLNENIHKFGSLKPANKVIHNMCGEYLNAKYYIEYLKNKFSDIYKLK; encoded by the coding sequence ATGAGCGAAATCAAAAACAAACTCCAGATACTTCAGAGCAAGCTATCTCAAAAGAAGAATTATAATCACGCAATCTCTTTAATGCACTGGGACCTGGAAACAGAGGCTCCCAAAAACTCAATAAAAACCACATCAGAAGTTCTTGGTTTTCTTAGTGAAAAGGTCTACGAGACTGTCAATAATAATGAGCTTGATAACTGTTTAGATTTTTTAAATAAAGATTATGCCGAACTTGATGAGATTAATAAGAGAATTGTATATCTAACTACTAAAGAGAAAGATAAGCTTAACAAAATACCAAAACATGAGTATGTAGAATACAACAAACTCTTATCTCAAGCACAAAGCATTTGGGCAGAGGCTCGCGAAAACAATAATTTTGAAATGTTTGCACCATTTCTAGAAAAAATAATAAGCTATCAGAAAAAATATATAAAACGGATAGGATATTCTGAGCATCCTTATGATGTACTACTAGATGAATATGAAGAAGGAATGACTGTTGCTAAGTTAGAACCTTTTTTTAATAGCCTAAAAGAAAATATAGTGCCATTATTAGAGAAAATCAAATCAACTAAGCAGGTCGATACTACATATATTGATCAAAACTATAATATTGAAAAGCAAAAAAAATATTCTCATAAAATTGCAAAACAACTAGGGTTTAATTTTGAAAGTGGCGTTTTAAAAGAAAGTGCTCACCCATTTACACTAAATTTCAATAAATATGACGTTAGGATGACTACTCGTTACATAGAAAACCTTTTCACATCATCATTGTTTAGTACGATTCATGAAACAGGGCATGCAATGTACGAGCAGAATATTGGTGATGATATTTATAATACAATTCTTGGCACAGGTGTGAGCCTAGGAGTGCACGAGTCACAATCACGCTTTTATGAAAACCTGGTTGGTAAAAATAAATCCTTCTGGAAGGCTAACTATACAGACCTTCAACAGGCATTTCCAGAGAACCTCAAAAAAGTCGATATTGATGATTTTTATAAAGCGATAAATAAAGTTAGTCCAAGTCTAATCCGTGTAGAAGCTGATGAACTAACTTATTCACTACACATACTTGTGCGTTTTGAAATAGAAAAAGAAATTTTTGAAAAAGATATACCTGTTAAAGAACTGCCAAAACTTTGGAACGATAAATATCAAAAATACCTAGGAATTAGTTCTGATAATTATACTAATGGTATATTACAAGATGTTCACTGGGCTGCTGGATTATTTGGTTATTTCCCAACATATGCTCTAGGTAGTGCCTATGCTTCTCAGATATTCCATTATATGGATAAGAAGTTTGATGTTAATCAAGCAATAGAGGAAAACAATCTAAATTTAGTTCTTAAATTTTTAAATGAGAATATCCATAAGTTTGGTAGTCTAAAACCTGCCAATAAAGTGATACATAATATGTGTGGCGAATACTTAAATGCAAAATACTATATTGAGTACCTAAAGAACAAATTTTCTGATATTTATAAACTTAAATAA
- the trpB gene encoding tryptophan synthase subunit beta — MSKLNAYFGEFGGQFVPQLLVPALEQLEQEFIKAQNDEAFKKEFKELLQEYAGRPTALTLTKNLVKSTKTKLYLKREDLLHGGAHKTNQVLGQALLAKRMGKKEIIAETGAGQHGVATALACALLDLKCKVYMGAKDVERQNPNVFRMRLMGAEVIPVHSGSATLKDACNEALRDWSESYSRAHYLLGTAAGPHPFPTIVREFQRIIGEETKQQILAKEGKLPDAIIACVGGGSNAIGIFADFIDEENVKLIGVEPAGKGIDTNQHGAPLKHGKTGIFFGMKAPLMQDTNGQIEESYSVSAGLDFPSVGPQHAYLQSIGRAEYVSATDDEALDAFKLLCRKEGIIPALESSHALAYALKLAFENPNKEQTLIVNLSGRGDKDIFTVHDILKQKGEVQ; from the coding sequence ATGTCAAAACTAAATGCTTATTTTGGTGAATTTGGAGGTCAGTTTGTGCCTCAGCTACTTGTTCCAGCTCTTGAGCAACTTGAGCAAGAATTCATAAAGGCACAAAATGATGAAGCTTTTAAAAAGGAATTTAAAGAACTTCTACAAGAGTATGCAGGTCGCCCAACAGCTCTAACACTAACAAAAAACCTAGTTAAAAGTACTAAAACTAAACTATATCTTAAAAGAGAAGACTTACTTCATGGTGGCGCTCATAAGACTAATCAAGTTTTAGGTCAAGCTCTTCTTGCTAAGAGAATGGGTAAGAAAGAAATCATTGCTGAAACTGGTGCTGGTCAACATGGGGTAGCTACAGCATTAGCATGTGCTCTATTAGATCTAAAATGTAAGGTTTACATGGGTGCAAAAGATGTTGAGCGTCAAAATCCAAATGTCTTTAGGATGAGACTTATGGGTGCTGAGGTAATACCTGTTCATAGTGGCTCAGCAACACTAAAAGATGCTTGTAATGAAGCTCTAAGAGACTGGTCTGAAAGTTATAGTAGAGCACACTACTTACTTGGTACTGCCGCAGGCCCTCACCCTTTCCCTACTATTGTTAGAGAGTTCCAAAGAATCATTGGTGAAGAGACTAAACAGCAAATTTTAGCAAAAGAAGGTAAGCTTCCTGATGCAATAATAGCTTGTGTAGGTGGTGGCTCAAACGCTATAGGTATATTTGCTGACTTTATTGATGAAGAGAATGTTAAACTTATTGGAGTAGAACCAGCAGGCAAAGGGATAGATACAAATCAGCATGGAGCACCTCTCAAGCATGGTAAGACAGGTATTTTCTTTGGAATGAAAGCTCCTCTAATGCAGGACACTAATGGCCAAATAGAAGAGTCTTATTCAGTATCTGCAGGACTAGATTTTCCTTCTGTTGGACCTCAACATGCATATTTACAATCAATTGGACGAGCTGAATATGTCTCAGCTACAGATGATGAGGCACTAGATGCATTTAAACTTCTATGTCGTAAAGAAGGTATTATCCCAGCATTAGAATCTTCCCACGCTCTTGCATATGCTCTAAAGCTTGCTTTTGAAAATCCTAATAAAGAACAGACACTTATTGTAAACCTCTCTGGACGTGGTGATAAGGATATCTTCACAGTTCATGATATTTTGAAACAAAAAGGGGAGGTGCAATAA
- the trpA gene encoding tryptophan synthase subunit alpha: MSRYNNLFEKLKSKNEGAFIPFVTIGDPNKDLSFEIIDTLVQSGADALELGIPFSDPLADGPTIQEANIRALDSGITPDDCFEILTKIRNKYQDIPIGLLLYANLVYANGIENFYKKCLNAGVDSILIADVPAHESKEFRDIAEKIGISQIFIAPPDADKNLLKQVSQLGSGYTYLLSRVGVTGAETVANMPVEDVLKKLKEYNAPEPILGFGISTPEQVAKAIKAGASGAISGSATVKIIQNNLSDKDEMLKQLSCFVKEMKSKTTK, from the coding sequence ATGAGTCGTTATAATAATTTATTTGAGAAATTAAAATCTAAGAATGAAGGCGCTTTTATCCCGTTTGTAACAATCGGTGATCCCAATAAAGATTTATCCTTTGAAATCATAGATACCTTAGTTCAATCTGGTGCCGATGCTCTAGAGTTAGGAATACCATTTTCTGACCCTTTAGCAGATGGACCAACTATACAAGAAGCAAATATCAGAGCATTAGACAGTGGCATTACTCCTGATGATTGTTTTGAGATTTTGACTAAAATCAGGAATAAATACCAAGATATTCCTATAGGTCTACTTTTATATGCAAACCTTGTCTATGCAAACGGTATAGAAAATTTTTATAAAAAATGTCTAAATGCTGGTGTTGACTCTATACTTATAGCTGATGTACCAGCTCATGAATCTAAAGAGTTTCGTGATATTGCTGAAAAAATTGGTATCTCGCAAATATTTATTGCTCCTCCTGATGCTGATAAAAACTTATTAAAACAGGTATCTCAACTTGGTAGTGGCTATACTTATCTTCTTTCAAGGGTTGGTGTAACCGGAGCAGAGACTGTTGCAAATATGCCTGTTGAAGATGTGCTTAAGAAACTCAAGGAATATAATGCTCCAGAACCAATACTTGGCTTTGGAATCTCAACCCCAGAACAAGTAGCTAAAGCAATAAAGGCTGGTGCTTCTGGAGCAATATCAGGATCTGCAACAGTCAAAATAATTCAAAATAATTTATCTGATAAAGATGAAATGCTTAAACAACTTAGTTGTTTTGTTAAAGAAATGAAATCAAAAACAACAAAGTAG
- a CDS encoding IS5 family transposase: MDFFFLGLEESLGSDNKFVKLNKLVTFEKFRKTLKGIYTQDMTRQGRPAYDSIMMFKLLLLGQWYSLSDRELASSLRLRIDFMYFTGFTPTSNLPDYSTINKFRNLLIEKKKYKRLLKEFNKQLEALGLSINNAKGAIIDATLVESAGRPNKHMDNPVEDRKEDKTSIPDISYGKDVDARWIKKGNKSHYGYKVFASVDDKYGFIQTIHTESAEVYEAHRLETMLEDINCKQLLADKAYDTAANRELLKANKINNRVLKKAVRNKPLTKRQKLRNILISKVRYKVEQCFGTMKRKFNFTRASYFSTVKVNAQALLKAICFNALKAVNLMA; the protein is encoded by the coding sequence ATGGATTTTTTCTTTTTAGGATTAGAAGAATCATTAGGTAGTGATAATAAGTTTGTAAAGCTAAACAAGTTAGTTACCTTTGAAAAGTTTAGGAAAACACTTAAAGGTATCTATACTCAAGATATGACAAGGCAAGGTAGACCCGCCTATGATAGTATAATGATGTTTAAACTTTTGTTACTAGGGCAGTGGTATAGTCTAAGCGATAGAGAATTAGCATCTAGTTTAAGGCTAAGAATTGATTTCATGTATTTCACAGGTTTTACGCCAACGTCTAACTTACCTGATTATAGTACTATTAATAAGTTCAGAAACTTATTAATAGAAAAGAAAAAATATAAAAGGCTACTTAAAGAATTTAACAAACAGCTAGAAGCATTAGGCTTATCGATAAATAATGCCAAAGGTGCAATTATAGATGCTACCTTAGTTGAATCTGCAGGCAGACCTAATAAGCATATGGATAATCCAGTAGAAGATAGAAAAGAAGACAAAACCTCTATTCCTGATATTTCATATGGTAAAGATGTAGATGCAAGATGGATTAAGAAAGGTAATAAGAGTCATTATGGCTATAAAGTTTTTGCTAGTGTAGATGATAAGTATGGTTTCATACAAACAATACATACAGAGTCAGCAGAAGTCTATGAGGCTCATAGATTAGAAACAATGTTAGAAGATATTAACTGTAAACAGTTATTAGCAGATAAGGCATATGATACTGCTGCTAATAGAGAATTACTAAAAGCTAACAAAATTAATAATCGTGTACTTAAAAAAGCAGTTAGAAATAAACCACTAACTAAGAGACAAAAATTACGAAACATTCTTATATCTAAAGTTAGATATAAGGTTGAACAATGCTTTGGCACGATGAAAAGAAAGTTTAACTTTACTAGAGCTAGTTACTTCTCTACAGTAAAAGTAAATGCACAAGCTTTGTTAAAAGCTATATGTTTTAACGCATTAAAAGCTGTCAATTTAATGGCTTAA